In one Rhea pennata isolate bPtePen1 chromosome 15, bPtePen1.pri, whole genome shotgun sequence genomic region, the following are encoded:
- the RAI1 gene encoding retinoic acid-induced protein 1 translates to MQSFRERCGFHGNQQSYQPTSQDTSRLENYRHQSQAGPNCERQRLVAKEYYSQQQLPYAGYENSAVEKYHRGNKQLAGQQLQGRPAFSNYGVQENSPYPARYAGDESLQAWGGQPQAVPGGVAKYEDSLLKKTAAPAGGRPYHEQAAAPLPFRTHFQQQQQQQPPALPYPKLQRQKLPNDVSSPMSFSQTPHFSQHSQSFPASSTYSSVPGASQPAHSYKSCTAPSGPPQHERPLGNAASLAPGQRVPNLHGYQANRIGYEQPPQPPPQPPQQPPQPPPPQPQPPPALQGRHHAPETLHYQNLAKYQHYNQPGQTYCQGDAPPVRTPEQYYQTFSPSASHSPARSVGRSPSYSSTPSPLMPNLENFQYSQQSLSTGAFPAGITDHSHFMPLLNPSPTDGTSPDAQSGNCKNLQKEKIPENLLSDLSLQSLTALTSQVENISNTVQQLLLSKSAMPQKKGIKNPARTPEQLKGQHCSPESSTYSADQVGTPLSDPLSTPQSVHAETQDADYLSGSEDQLERSFLYCNQNRSPARVNSNSKAKPESVSTCSVTSPDDMSTKSDDSFQSIHASLPLETFTKYVTNERDCPRLLLSALSQEELASEIIVLQDAINEKADKAWVNSPMLNKDATKSPFHLENHRPCLDSVAKGAWPSQGDSSTLTEPLKLDKASGGSAGKDFGEEVYESPQVEFAATETKDALKDATSLAYDSKPSIPAATSSSGAASYSCYSNTTANSVGSDNAMEHFEWPDESLGESCLRWKELGTGLQASDLSKGLFPSKLMGSCKEKKNACSLDLCDGEEPAKSEQARDFSQQAMEEEEEETLTYDEATKADSERWLQDTRHCCSGGDFSEIPMISSPDLKESDLEAEEYSSLCELASSEQKSVIYDASPPKPPEMPTVLSSSDMPVSAEETVSTVEKESSAPSSRLSGQSVILLGPAVGTETKVKSWFKSSLPHIKPEEETGGREKTHPEMMDSESALSVTVKKQLPPENALGKPEPVSRGKSLRNKRVHCRLSEGDDSSKAVPSPFNDLPAAGVVAGTCVGPDGQMEIPSKNAHSQTPRFPAEGLPARMCTRSFTALTEPHAPAPLEGLKVPAHQEKLGKKPACGVKQRVAFKARKRTGRPAPKVIPSAADATLLVPSLMPNEEQMGPQVPEGDAPDAEDRDQRSMILRSRTKTQEVFYTKRRRGKRAADVRLKNCKAPKKLISNNHLASAFKLTPQGSPHKEGKVGSRMKLPKAGPGMGSKMSERPLHSLKRKSTFISPIPAKKRNLVLRSNSGGMKEEKPEAPPSLFKKMPVAKKVKAKLPPKSAGEVVLKPPPAKEAPDVCIKITSRAAFQEATKTKVLPPRKGRGLKLEAIVQKITSPNLKKFSCKPAAAAAATAAAYGTSLSAAGAEKERAVKHGGVAPAAGDARLPKPAAAAEQLCRPAGSRALKGKKLPAECFKGEPCSPAPAKAAGLLPKKRNRKGKAAALGAAKAPPDKRAPPGPALPLTPPPQPPSRERAAVAAGGDEAAPRDGKKPKSEEKEAAGGEGGEGRPGPKARANHAANYNGYSKRQRKRLAHGKAKAAPARCKSRGKRRRAAQQAPLLHPAEPEIRLKYVSCKRLRADSRAPPFAPYVRVEKRDEFTTACTVVNSPGEEAKLQRAAAAAGPGHPPRARAALPASSAMHLGPVVSKALSAACLACCLCRSPANYKDLGDLCGPYYPEDCLPKKKSRPKEKARAEGPAEEAGLPPPPPPPPPPPPPPAERAACAEAAKQSALRSSPRGVYRRLQSCYCCDERTEGEEAAEKPRRHECSKAESPPQEPAGDTQEHWLHEACAVWTAGVYLVAGKLYGLQEAVKAAADAKCSSCQQAGATVGCCQKGCPHAYHYACAVDAGCLLTEESFSLKCPKHKRQPV, encoded by the exons ATGCAGTCCTTTCGAGAAAGGTGTGGTTTCCATGGCAACCAGCAGAGCTACCAGCCGACTTCACAAGATACATCACGCCTGGAGAATTACAGGCATCAAAGTCAGGCAGGGCCGAACTGCGAGCGGCAGAGGCTGGTGGCGAAGGAGTACTACAGTCAGCAGCAACTGCCGTACGCGGGCTACGAGAACAGCGCCGTGGAGAAATACCACCGGGGAAATAAGCAATTAGCGGGCCAGCAGCTGCAAGGCAGGCCGGCCTTTTCCAATTACGGCGTGCAGGAGAACAGCCCCTACCCGGCCCGCTACGCGGGGGACGAGAGCCTGCAGGCGTGGGGCGGCCAGCCGCAGGCCGTGCCTGGCGGCGTGGCCAAGTATGAGGACAGCTTGCTGAAGAAgacggcggccccggcgggcgggcggccgtaCCACGAGCaggcggcggccccgctgccctTCCGGACtcacttccagcagcagcagcagcagcagccgcccgCTCTGCCCTACCCCAagctgcagaggcagaagcTCCCCAACGACGTCTCCTCGCCCATGTCCTTCTCGCAGACCCCCCACTTCAGCCAGCACTCGCAgtccttccctgcctcctccaCGTACTCGTCCGTGCCGGGCGCCAGCCAGCCGGCGCACTCCTACAAGAGCTGCACGGCGCCCTCGGGGCCGCCGCAGCACGAGCGGCCCCTGGGCAACGCCGCCAGCCTGGCCCCCGGCCAGCGGGTGCCCAACCTGCACGGTTACCAGGCCAACCGCATCGGCTACGAGcagccgccgcagccgccgccgcagccgccgcagcagccgccgcagccgccgccgccgcagccgcagccgccgccggccttGCAGGGGAGGCATCACGCCCCGGAGACTCTTCACTACCAAAACTTAGCCAAGTACCAACATTACAACCAGCCGGGCCAGACCTACTGCCAGGGCGACGCGCCGCCCGTGAGGACCCCGGAGCAGTACTACCAGACCTTCAGCCCCAGCGCCAGCCACTCGCCGGCCCGCTCCGTCGGCCGGTCCCCGTCCTACAGCTCCACTCCCTCCCCGCTGATGCCGAACCTGGAGAACTTCCAGTACAGCCAGCAGTCCCTGAGCACGGGCGCCTTCCCAGCCGGCATCACCGATCACAGCCATTTCATGCCGTTGCTGAACCCATCTCCAACTGATGGGACGAGTCCGGACGCTCAGTCCGGGAACTGCAAAAActtgcagaaggagaaaatccCTGAAAACCTCCTGTCAGATCTCAGCTTGCAGAGCCTGACGGCGCTCACCTCCCAAGTCGAGAACATTTCCAACACCgtgcagcagcttctgctctcCAAGTCAGCCATGCCCCAGAAGAAGGGTATCAAGAACCCAGCGAGGACCCCCGAGCAGCTCAAAGGGCAGCACTGCAGTCCTGAGAGCAGCACCTACTCTGCAGACCAGGTAGGCACCCCCCTGTCCGACCCGCTCAGCACCCCCCAGTCCGTCCACGCTGAAACACAGGATGCCGATTATCTCAGTGGGTCAGAGGACCAACTGGAAAGAAGTTTCCTGTATTGCAACCAGAACCGCAGCCCTGCCCGTGTCAACAGCAACTCCAAGGCGAAGCCTGAGTCGGTGTCCACCTGTTCCGTGACCTCCCCGGATGATATGTCCACCAAATCGGACGACTCCTTCCAGAGCATCCACGCCAGCCTGCCCCTGGAAACCTTCACCAAATATGTGACCAACGAACGGGACTGTCCCCGGCTGCTCCTCAGTGCCCTGTCCCAGGAGGAGCTGGCCTCCGAAATCATCGTCCTGCAGGACGCCATCAACGAGAAGGCAGACAAAGCCTGGGTGAACTCCCCCATGCTCAACAAGGATGCCACAAAGTCTCCCTTCCACCTGGAGAACCACAGGCCGTGCCTGGACTCCGTGGCGAAGGGTGCCTGGCCCAGCCAGGGTGACTCCAGCACGCTCACAGAGCCCTTGAAGCTGGACAAGGCATCGGGGGGCAGCGCAGGGAAGGACTTTGGTGAGGAGGTGTACGAGAGCCCCCAGGTGGAGTTTGCAGCCACCGAGACAAAGGATGCTCTCAAAGACGCGACCTCTCTGGCGTATGACTCCAAGCCCAGCATCCCAGCTGCTACTTCGAGCTCCGGGGCTGCCAGCTACAGCTGCTATTCGAACACCACTGCCAACTCGGTGGGGTCTGACAATGCCATGGAGCATTTCGAGTGGCCAGATGAGAGCCTCGGCGAGTCGTGCCTGAGGTGGAAGGAGCTGGGGACGGGCCTGCAAGCCTCAGACCTTTCCAAGGGCTTGTTCCCAAGCAAATTGATGGGGTcctgcaaggagaaaaaaaatgcctgcagCTTGGATCTGTGCGATGGCGAGGAGCCAGCCAAGAGCGAGCAAGCCAGGGACTTCAGCCAGCAGGcgatggaggaggaagaggaagagacgCTGACATACGACGAGGCCACGAAGGCAGACAGTGAGCGATGGCTGCAGGACACGCGGCACTGCTGCTCGGGCGGGGACTTCAGCGAAATCCCCATGATTTCATCGCCGGATCTGAAGGAGTCGGACCTGGAAGCGGAGGAGTATTCCTCGCTCTGCGAGCTGGCGAGCTCGGAGCAGAAGTCGGTGATTTACGATGCCTCGCCACCAAAGCCCCCAGAGATGCCCACCGTGCTGTCCTCCAGCGACATGCCCGTGTCCGCTGAAGAAACCGTCAGCACGGTGGAGAAAGAGAGCTCGGCCCCCTCGTCGCGGTTATCTGGCCAGTCCGTGATCCTCCTTGGCCCCGCCGTCGGCACTGAAACCAAGGTGAAGAGCTGGTTCAAgtcctccctgccccacatcaAGCCTGAGGAGGAGACTGGTGGAAGGGAGAAAACCCACCCGGAGATGATGGACTCCGAATCGGCCTTGTCGGTCACGGTCAAGAAGCAGCTGCCGCCTGAAAACGCGCTGGGGAAGCCGGAGCCCGTCTCGAGGGGCAAGAGCCTCCGCAACAAGAGAGTCCACTGCCGGCTGTCGGAGGGAGACGACTCCAGCAAAGCGGTGCCAAGCCCGTTTAATGATCTGCCGGCAGCTGGCGTCGTGGCCGGCACATGTGTCGGGCCAGATGGCCAGATGGAAATACCGAGCAAAAATGCCCACAGCCAAACACCAAGGTTTCCAGCAGAGGGGCTGCCAGCTCGCATGTGCACCCGCTCCTTCACCGCCCTCACCGAGCCCCACGCACCGGCCCCGCTCGAGGGCCTGAAAGTCCCGGCGCACCAGGAGAAGCTGGGCAAGAAACCCGCCTGCGGTGTGAAGCAGCGGGTGGCTTTCAAAGCCAGGAAACGCACCGGCAGGCCAGCCCCCAAGGTCATCCCCAGCGCTGCTGACGCCACCCTCCTGGTGCCCAGCTTGATGCCCAACGAGGAGCAGATGGGACCGCAGGTGCCCGAGGGGGACGCCCCGGACGCCGAGGACAGGGACCAGCGATCTATGATCCTGCGCTCCCGGACGAAGACGCAGGAGGTCTTCTACACCAAGAGGCGGAGGGGCAAGCGGGCTGCGGACGTCCGGCTCAAAAACTGCAAAGCGCCCAAGAAGCTCATCTCCAACAACCATCTGGCGTCCGCCTTCAAGCTCACGCCCCAGGGCAGCCCCCACAAGGAAGGCAAGGTGGGCTCGCGCATGAAGCTGCCCAAAGCGGGGCCGGGCATGGGCAGCAAGATGTCCGAGCGGCCTCTGCACTCCCTGAAGAGGAAATCTACCTTCATCTCCCCCATCCCCGCCAAGAAGAGGAACCTGGTCCTACGGAGCAACAGCGGTGGCATGAAGGAGGAGAAGCCGGAGGCGCCCCCCAGCCTCTTCAAAAAGATGCCCGTGGCCAAGAAGGTGAAAGCAAAGCTGCCCCCCAAGAGCGCCGGCGAGGTCGTCTTGAAGCCCCCTCCGGCGAAGGAGGCCCCCGACGTCTGCATCAAGATCACCTCGCGGGCGGCCTTCCAGGAGGCCACCAAGACGAAAGTCCTGCCTCCGCGCAAGGGCCGCGGCCTCAAGCTGGAGGCCATCGTCCAGAAGATCACCTCGCCCAACCTGAAGAAGTTCTCCTGCaagcccgccgccgcggccgcagccACGGCGGCCGCCTACGGCACCTCGCTGAGTGCCGCGGGAGCGGAGAAGGAGCGGGCCGTGAAGCACGGCGGCGtggccccggccgcgggggaCGCGAGGCTGCCGAaacccgcggcggcggccgagcagCTCTGCCGGCCGGCCGGCAGCAGGGCCTTGAAGGGCAAGAAGCTGCCCGCCGAGTGCTTCAAGGGCGAGCCCTGCTCGCCGGCGCCCGCCAAGGCCGCCGGCCTCCTCCCCAAGAAGAGGAACCGCAAGGGCAAagcggcggcgctcggcgcgGCCAAGGCGCCGCCGGACAAgcgggccccgccgggccccgcgctgccgctgacgccgccgccgcagccgccaTCCCGGGAGCGAGCGGCCGTCGCGGCGGGCGGCGACGAGGCGGCGCCGCGCGACGGCAAGAAACCAAAGAGCGAGGAAaaggaggcggcgggcggcgagggaggcgaggggcggccggggcccAAGGCGCGCGCCAACCACGCGGCCAACTACAACGGCTACTCCAAGCGGCAGCGGAAGCGGCTGGCGCACGGCAAGGCCaaggcggcgccggcgcggtGCAAGAGCCGAGGgaagcggcggcgggcggcgcagCAGGCGCCGCTGCTGCACCCGGCCGAGCCCGAGATCCGCCTCAAGTACGTGTCCTGCAAGCGGCTGCGGGCGGACAGCCGGGCTCCCCCCTTCGCGCCGTACGTGCGCGTGGAGAAGCGCGACGAGTTCACCACCGCCTGCACCGTGGTCAACTCGCCCGGCGAGGAGGCCAAGCTgcagcgcgccgccgccgccgccggcccggggcacccgccgcgggcgcgggccgccCTGCCGGCCTCCTCCGCCATGCACCTGGGCCCCGTGGTGTCGAAGGCGCTGAGCGCCGCCTGCCTGGCCTGCTGCCTCTGCCGAAGCCCCGCCAACTACAAGGACTTGGGGGACCTCTGCGGGCCCTACTACCCCGAGGACTGCCTGCCCAAGAAGAAGTCGCGGCCTAAGGAGAAGGCGCGGGCGGAGGGGCCCGCCGAGGAGGccggcctccccccgccgccgccgccaccgccgccgccgccaccgccgccggccGAGCGGGCGGCCTGCGCCGAGGCGGCCAAGCAGAGCGCCCTGCGCTCCAGCCCGCGGGGCGTTTACCGGCGGCTGCAGAGCTGCTACTGCTGTGACGAGAGGACAGAGGGAGAGGAGGCGGCCGAAAAGCCCCGGCGGCACGAATGTAGCAAGGCCGAGTCCCCGCCGCAGGAGCCGGCGGGCGACACGCAGGAGCACTGGCTGCACGAGGCGTGCGCCGTATGGACCGCTGGGGTGTACCTGGTGGCGGGGAAGCTCTACGGGCTGCAGGAGGCCGTGAAGGCGGCCGCCGACGCG AAGTGCTCGAGTTGCCAGCAAGCGGGCGCGACCGTGGGCTGCTGCCAGAAGGGCTGTCCGCACGCCTACCACTACGCCTGCGCCGTGGACGCAG GTTGCTTGTTAACCGAAGAGAGCTTCTCTCTGAAGTGTCCCAAACACAAG AGGCAGCCGGTGTAG